In Thermosphaera sp., the sequence TAATCGGGTTTGATGATTATGAAGGCATTTATCTCTATTGATGTTGAGGGATTACCCGGTGTATCCTCTACAACCATGCTCAACCCTTGGAACTCGCAATATGAAAGAACAGTAAGGATAATTACGAAAATCGTGAACGTTCTAATCGAACAGCTTTCGAGAAACGGGTTCAACGATATCGTAGTCGCGGATAGTCACGGCTTAATGACTAACATAGACTACTTGGATGTTCATGGCCAGGCTAAAATCCTTCAAGGATATCCTAGACCCTATAGCATGGTCACTCCCCTGGACTCAACTTATGATGCATCGCTTTTCATAGGTTATCACTCAGCGGCTGGGACAACTCACGGGATACTTGACCACACGATGAGTGGGAGAACTTTTTCAGAGATAAGGATTAACGGGGCAAGAGCAAGCGAGTTCCTCATTAATGGTATATATTCAGCCGAAAACAATGTCCCCGTGATCTTGGTAGCAGGAGACGAGTATCTCAAAAGTGAAGTAGAAAACTACTCCCCCGGAACAGTTTTCATCGGGTTCAAAAAAGGGGTATCGAGGTACTCTGCTATCATGCCAACGCTAGAGGTAATTCTCCACGACCTTAGAGAAAAAGTTAATGAGGCAACAAATAGGTTGAAGGAAAGACGCGTAGGTTTAATAAGGTTTGAAAAACCCTATAAAGTGGAGGTAGTCTTCCGCGACTCTTTAATTGCAGATATTACTGAGCAATATGAAAAGTTTCAAAGAATTGACGCTTACACAATAGGTTTCACGGCCAATAGTGCGAAAGAGTTGCTTGGATTAATAGAGCTATTAGCAATTATTGGCTACGGAGTAGATTCTTTGAAAAGCAATATCAAATGATTTTTAACGAATTAATTCTCCATTATTTCCCTGACGCATTCGTTCAGCCTATTTCTCAACGCAGGATCGTTCACGGACGAAATTAAGTGTTTTACCTGATTCATCATGTTTTCAACAATCTCCTTGACCTCGAAGTAACCCTGGGACTCAAGCCTCCTACCTTCGATAATTGTCGCCAAGGAATCTGATATCTTCACAACAATGGACTCCAACGTTTTCTTCTCTTCGAATTCCCTGTAAACACCAATGTATCTACTCATGCCAAGCATTTCCAAGCTTTTTTCATCGAGCCTTCTAAAGTAGGAGGGGTCCTCCTCTTTTACATACCTAACGATATCTCCGGTGACTGTTTCTGGAAGGTCGTGCAGTAATCCCATTATTAATACCTTAGCAATGTCAAGGTTGTAACCAGACTCGAGAAGTTTTTCAGTGATCTTTAAAGATACAAGCATGACTAATACGATGTGGTCTGAAATAGTTTCTGCAATGGAAGGTGGGACTCCTCTCAACACCCACCCTGTCCTAGGTATGTGTCTTATATTGGAAATACTGGATATCTTCAAAAAACCACCCAACATGTTATTGACTATTATTTGAACATAAAAGTAGTTCGTTAAACATGTGTTTCAATCCACTCAGCCATGAGCTTGATACCCTTTTCAAGGTCCTGCTCGTTCATTGTGACGAACGTTATTCTCAAATGCCCTTTACCCGAAGGACCAAATATTGACCCGGGCAACGTGATTACGGATTTCTCGTCAGCTATTTTCATAGCGAATCTGAAATCATCCAAATTCAACTTCTCAAGATAGGCGGTAATGTCTGGGAACAAGTACATGCTAGCGACCGGTTTTTGAACCCTAGCTTCAGGCAAATATTTGACCAATGCACTGTATGCAACATCCCGCCTCCTCATATAAACGGGAAGCACGTTCCTCAGGTATTCTTCCTTGAAGCCCATCTCCAAGTAATAGTAGGCAAGCCATTGACTCGGAACCGGGGCGACTATTCCCAACGCTCCTTTCAACTTGACAAGCTCTTTCACCACTTCTCTAGAAGTGTATATGTAGCCTAGTCTTCCGCCCGGAATCGCTATGTCCTTACTGAATGATCCCACGACTACCAAGTTATCGAGTGGAAGATATTTTTCAAGCCATACATGCTTACCTTCATAAACAATGTGCTTGTAGGCGACATCGTATATTACCCATATCTTTTTTTCGACAGCTATTTCGGAAACAGTTTTTGCAACCTCTTCATTGATGATGCGAGAAGTAGGGTTGTCGGGGCTAGCAAACAGAATAGCTTTTGTCTTGCTAGTTATTTTTTCCTTAATACACTCTGGGTCGGGGCTAAAGCCTTTTTCATATGACTGGGGGCATGATTGTACTTTTAGACCTGCGAATTTCGCTAGGTCCCAGTAAACGCTGTAGCATGGTTCGAGTAAAAGGATCTCATCTCCTGGATCAGTTGTTGTAAAAATCGAGAGGACAAGCCCATCCGCGCCGCCTGAAACTATTAATATTTCATCAGGTGAAACTTCAACGCCCCCGTATTTTCGGAGGTCGTTTGATAATGCTTGCCTTAGTTCAAAAAGACCCTGAGTGGGAATATATCTGAAGTGTTTAAAGGGGTCCTCCTTTAATTTCTCAATGAAGAACTCTAGGGCTTTTTTGTCGGGTGGAAGTCCCGGTTGACCAGCCGTGTAATTGTAGACTTTCAATCCTTTACGGGCCAGTTCATCGGCTTTCGCTATGAGAAGCCTTTGCGGGTTTTGCTCTAGGTTTTTAACTCTCGCGGATACATTCATACATATCTCCTCGTATATATTCAATATATACCAATAAATATTCGAAGTATAAAACGATTAGAGCAGAATCGTTAACCCACAAAAAACGATCCTATAGGATGAGGTATAAATCTATTCTTTTCCTTCCCCATTCTTTCTAACGGCTTCATCATGTGCTTGAAAGCACTATATGGTGGTTGATACCATCCCTCGCTTAATCCTCTTTCGACGATTATTATCTTTCTGAAAGAATCTTTAGACCTGAAGCCACACTTCTCGCATTTAAAACCCTTACCTCTCCCTGCACTCTTCAACCGTTTTCCACACCTTGGGCAGGTAGGGTTTTGAAATAAGAATTTTGGTTTGAGACTGACAACTCGGAGCTTTTCTAGGTTTAATGTAGAACCATGTGAAGTGGATGGAGGTCTCACACAGCCCTGAGCTTCTACAACGTCCCCTGGCTCTAGAAGTTCAACTATCTCTCTAAACCACTTGGTAGGCTCGTAGGCGGCTACGTCAATACAGCAGTCACTATCGCATAGTTTGAAAAATACGTGTCCCCCGATCAATCTAACAGGTTTCGAGGAGACTTCGCCGCGCACTCTTACGCACATATAAGGTCGAACGTAACAGATGCTAGCAACCGAGCGAATATGAGCATCCGTGTGCTGATTAGTTCTAAATATTGCTGCGAAATCTGCTTCCTCGCATAACTTCAACATTCTAAAAGCCTCTGTTAAGATTGATGGCGATTCTCCCCTAATCCCTAATAAGACTGGGTCAAACCCTCCAGGAAGGATGAGAACTCGGTTCTCACGGGGATCGTAGTTTAGAATAGTTTCTCCCTTGTAAACCTTATCCATCAATATGATACTTTCCTTGTCAACACATCGATCTTTTTCCAGATTTTCGCTCTTCCTATAAGCCAATAGCTCGTAGGTATAATCTTCATGCTCCATAGTGTTTCCAATGGCGCCGAGGGCTCCTACAACGCCTCGATTGCCATGGAAACACTTTATAATATGTTCTGATCCCTCCAAAGACTTTAGGGCAAGGTCTACTGGAACAATATCGTGGAGGGCCTTCTTGGCGACTCTAACTACGTTGTGATTGACCTGTCCTTTCACGACGATGAAGCAGGGTTGATGTTTAGGATTCTTATATTGTTTAATGTAATCAATCATGATTTCTTCGATAATTTCACTTGTTTCAGATAATCCCATATTCGATATGAACCTGAGGGCGACAGCTCCATTTCCACGAGTTTTCCATGGGACTCCAGGGTTCAATCTAACAAGATTTGGGTAATCAATGAAAACGTTTCCCAGTTCAATTAACTTTTTCGCAATTATAAGTGAGAGATGAGTGGTGCAACCTCCGAAAGGAGAGTCAACATCGTCGATTCCTACATGAAGAATATTTTCCCAATCCGTCATCTTTCCCCAGCTGAAATCTTTTCCTTCTTCAATAAACACTTTGAGCCTGCGATTATTAAAGGCAATATTATTGTTGCATCACCGTAAACAGTGATGGTTTTTCCAAGTGGTTTTATTTTACCCCAGCTTACAGCTTCCCGTGGGTGGGCTCCACTAAGACTTCCATCGTATTCCACTGCCGTCGTAACATAGATGGCGTAGTCGAGGCCTTCCCTGAACTGTGCCCACCATATTGTATGATGTTTGCTTATTCCTCCGCCAACGATCAACGCTCCAAGTTTTTGACTCGAAAACACTAGTTCGGCGAGCTTCTTTTCATCCTCTAGCAAATCTACCTCTAGCCCAATTGTTGATTGGTTGAAAACTATTTGGGAACCGAACGCGCCATCGTAGAAACCTGGAACGAAAACTGGAGTCTTGGCCTCATACGCGGCTCTTAGAATGCTGTTTTCATCATTGATGCGTCTTCCAGCCTCCCATAGAAGTTCGTAGCCGCTCCAACGCCTTCTATCTTTTACGAGTTCTTCGAACAACCTCCTAGAAAACCTCTCCACAGTTAAGCCATAATTCTCTACTGGAATTAAGATGTTTCCCAGCCGGTGGATTTCGACCGCCTTTAAAAAAGCATCATCAAAACCCCAGTCTCCTTTATAATAAACACCACCCGTGCCCCTAGCTATATCGTGGTCTATCATCCCGCACGTGGTAATGACCGCGTTAAAATATCCCTCTCGCAATAATTGCGCTAAAACCCCCCTTAAGCCCGTCGCAACCAAGTTCCCTGTGAAAGACAATATTTTGAAAACGTCTTTATCGAGAAACATGTCTGATAGTATTCTAGCAGCCTTAGACAAGTGGCCCGCCATGAAACCATGGGCTTGCTCGAAGTAGGTTAATAAATCGCACACTGACTCATCTCCTTTGATAGTGTAGTCCTTCACTCTATCTGTTAAAATACGCTTCCTAGCGTCTTCAATGAAACTCGACTCGCTCAAGCAGTTCCACCCAATTCATTTAAAGGATTACTCAATAATAACAATTTTTAAGGAAGATGCTTAAATGCTTGAACAGAACTTAATAACGGCGCTGTTAAAGCATAGAAGGCTCCTCATTGACGAACTCTCGACCCTGACAGGGTTAGACCGTGAAATACTTATGGAAAGACTCGCTGATATAGGCGAATCTGTAAAAATCGTGGGCGAGGAAGTCTTTGTGAGAGATGTTCTAGGGTTGGTGGAGCACGCTCTTGACGCTGGTTTGGAGATAGGTAAGCTTAGCCGACTAGTTAGCTGGAGAGATTTCGAGAATATTGCTTCCGAGATATTGTCAATTCATGGATATGAGACGCTAAACAACCTAGTGGCAAGCACGCCATTTAGGTTTCAAATAGATGTTTTCGCGATTGACACTCCTACTGGAAGAGGATTAGTCGTTGATTGCAAACATTGGGCAACGTCATCACCAAGTAGGTTGGCCGAGGCGGCAAGAAATCATTATGTGAGAACGTTAAAGCTCGCGCAATCGATCAACAGTCTTTCTTTGAAATACCCGATTATTAAAAACACGAGGTATCTCCTACCTATAGTTATAACTCTGACGACGCCGAGTCTTCGTTCCTTCCAAAACGTCCTAATAGTGAGTATAAGGGAATTGAACCGGTTTCTTCAGGAAATCTTCTATGTCATTGAGGAATTCAAGATAAAACCAGTATCGGTGTTAAAATAATTGCTTCTCGCTAAGAAATAAATATGGTTGCAACATTAATTAAAATAGTGCTTACTCATATGGGTGGGTTTATGATTAAAGTAGTCATACCTGAGGCGAAGATTTTCAAAGAATTATTCGAATCAATAGGAAAATTGGTGGATGAAGTATCCCTCAATATCACTAGAGATGAGATATTCTTAAAAGCCATGGATATCTCGGAAGTTGCTCTAATAGAGGTTCATTTTCCTAAAGAAATGTTTTTAGAATTTGTCGTTGATGAGGAGAGATCCCTAGGGTTTTCGACTTCGAGTATTCAGAAAGTATTGAAACACGTCAAGAAAGGCGAGAACCTCATATTAGAGTCGGATGGAGAGTACGTCAGTTTTCACATAGAAGGCCTTGTCAGGAGGGAGTATAAGTTTAGAAACCTGGATGTCCCAGTGCCTGATATACCGCCAGCTCGGCTTGATACTAGAGTCAAGGCTCAAATAATAGCGAGTATAGTTAATAATGCTATTCAGGATGTAGAGGTGGTTGGAAGCTCTATCGAGCTTGAAGCTACATCTTCCAACGAGCTCGTCTTCAGAGGATATGGAACGGGTGTTAATGAAACAAGGTTGAAGCCCGGTTCTACCGGACTAATATTCTTGGAGATAATTGAGCCTTCCAAATCTCAGTATGATGTTTCATATCTGAGAAACATAATACAGTTGTGTAAGGTTTCAGACACGGTCACGCTGGGTTTTTCAACGGATTCTCCCCTCTTAATGGAGTTCATGATTGGAGGGACCGGGAAAGTAAGATATATTATGGCCCCGGCTTCAAAATAAACTGCTTTATTGAGGCAATTACACGTATTGGAGATAAATGGAGTTTAAATCACCATAAATTTATTGAAAAGAAAGAGTATTCGTAGATAGGTGATAATGGATGGAGCGTTCATTGCTGAACATGATAAAACCGCAATCACGAGGGCAAGTCAACCTACTTGAAGCCTTGAGAAACCAAAAATATGAGATTGTGGGGATTTTCGGACCAACAGGAACTGGTAAAAGCTTATTCAGTATTCTATATGGAGTTGAAAGCGTTCTAAACGAGAGATACAAGAGATTCATAATTGCCCGTCCGTTAATCGATGTTACATCCGGAAAAGAGATAACTCCTGCAGACATAGGGGAGCTCTATTATGAGTTGGCATTATCTTATCTTAGAGATATATTATATGGATATGTCGATTGGAAATCTATCGAAGATTTAATTAAGAATTACAGAATAGTTTTGGCAGATTCCCATTATCTGAGGGGAAGAACTTTCGACGACTCCCTTATCTTTCTTGATGATTCACAGAGCATTTCTTTGGAGAGCGCGATTGAAGTCATAACGAGGATTGGGAATAGAAGTAGGCTGATAATAGCTGGAGACCCCATATTTCAAAGGCCTACGGAGAGTAAAAACTCTATTCTACTTCTCAGAGAATTATTACTTAATGAGGATTCTGCAAAGGTGATTGATCTAGGATTAAGGGACATTGTCCGTCCTGGTGCCAAGAAGGGTATTAAACTATTATTGGAATCGAAAATGCGTTCGAGGAAGCTTAATGAAACGGAGAAGCAAATCGTTGATGTGGCACGAGTCCATGCCCCTGATGCAGATTTAATAACTGTTGTTGACCTTATCGACTTAAAGAAGAAATTAGATATTTCTTCAGAGAACACACCGGACTCGTTAATAATAGTTAAAGAAGGGCATCTAGGGAGAATAATAGGGAAAAAAGGAGAGAGAATAGAAGCTATTGAAAAAGATGTGGGCTTGAAGATCAGAGCGACACAATTATCGTTAGACCTTCTCCCGTTAATAAAGGCTGTGCATCCCGTGGGTTGGATTATCAAACACATTGTTGAAGCAGATTTTGCCGGCCCCTTCATGATTGTAAAGATCGATGAGGAAGCCTATGGGGCTTTCGTGGGTCAGAGAGGAGTGTATGCGAGATTTATTGACGGGGTTTTAAACAGATTGATCGGCGCCTCTGTTAGGGTCTACGAGGCTAAGTCTCAAGAATCTAGGAAGTAAGCCCTTTCCTGGTTTAAATTATATTGACGTCTAAGACGACTTGAAATGTCCTCGGACCCACATTTCTCACAACTCTTGAGTTTTGAATAATATATTTTCTAACGTTGAGTTGATCAAGCTTTTCGTTGACAATCCTTGATGACTCGGTCAACGGGTTCATCCCCCTTGTCGTCTTAACGTGAAGGTAGATGTGAACCCATCCCCTACCGTTTCTCAAAGCGGTAAGTGAGTACTTCAAGTACTCTAATGCCAGCTCCGGGTAAGGCATTATAACTCTATCGGCAGTATTTCTTAGAGATTTCTCAATGATTTCTCCAGCATCTCCCAAGAGGGGGATAACTATTTCCTCAACCTTATTGATCCTTATGTTTTCAACCATGTATTCGAAAGCGTACGGATTTATGTCTATGCTGTAGACTTTTTCAGGTTTCGAGTATTTTGCAATTATGATGCTGAACAACCCAGCTCCCGCGAACATGTTGACCACTACTTCCCCTTTGCCCACGAGCTTAGCGATCCTCTTGTGCTCGTAGTTCAGTGTGGGAGATACATATACTTTGTTAATGTCGACTTTAAACTGGCACCCATGCTCTCTATAAATGGTTTCACTACGATGTTCTCCCGCTAAGTGAACGTGTTTCCTCAGTCGATAGTGGCCTTCGATCCCAGGTATCCCGGCCCAAACGGTCTTTACGAAAGGAAATCTGGATAGAATTGCTTCCGCAAGAGGCCTGAGCTCCAAGGGTTGTATGTCCAGAGGGCATCTTATGACTGCGATGTCGCCTATGAACTCAACTCTCTTCCAGATCTTTGAGGCTTTTTCCGCACCGTAGAGCTCCACTGCTAATTCCTTTAATATCTTACCTCGACCCATGGGAGACAACCCTCCTACCGAGCTGGCAATACTCGAGCAGGGGGCAATTGATGCATTGTGGTTTAACCGCTCTGCAGACTCTTCTCCCATGTGTTATCAAGAGAAGATGTAGTGTTAGATAATTCTGAGGAGAGGTATTGGTCGCCCAAAACCTAGATATTTCTACATATCTTCCACCTTCAACGTAACCAAGTCTTTTCGTGACTCTTCTTATGTGAGTGTCTACAGGGAAAACCGGCTTCCCAAAGAACATTAAAAGAGTTACATCCGCGGTCTTATCGCCAATTCCCGGAAACTCAAGAAGTATTTTACGCGAACTATCCGTATCGCTCTTACTGATCAGTTCAATCAAATTTTTTTCGAAGCCTTCATTCGAGAATATCCTGGCTAGCTCAAGTATGACTTGGCTACGGATCCTATGCATCCCAGCCGGCTTAATCCACTCCGAGACCCTCTCTGCTCCAGCCTCGATAATTCCATGTGGAGTAATTCTCCCCAGTTTTTCTCTGAGGTTTTCAAAAGCTTTCATCGCATTCCTATCCGACGTGTTCTGGCTAAGAATTACTCCTATTAAAAACTCGAATAACGAAGTCCTATTTACGCGGAAAATTGTAAATTCATTTTCATCTATTTTGTACTCTTCATCCAATATCCGTTTCATGACGTCTCCGATCTTCAATTTAAAACCTCGCTATGGATATATCCTACCTCTAAACCTAGGGAAAGGCATGGTTTCCCTGATATGGTCTAGTCCTGTAATCCACATCAATATTCTCTCTATCCCTAGGCCGAATCCGCTGTGCGGAACACTTCCGTACTTCCTTAAATCAAGGTACCATTTGTAGTCCTCTGGGTTGTATCCCTGTTCTATTAATCTTTTGACGAGAGTGTCGTAGTCATCTTCGCGTTGCCCGCCTCCTATAATTTCTCCATACCCCTCAGGGGCCAGTAAGTCAAAACCTAACACTACATTAGGGTTGGAGGGGTCGAGCTTCATATAGAAGCTTTTAATATGTCTCGGAAAATGGGTCAGAAAGAAGGGTGCTTCGAAATCCATAGTAAGAATCTTCTCTTCGTCTGCGCCGAGGTCGTCACCCCATTTCACATTGATACCCTTCTTCTGGAGTATTTCTATTGCTTCATCGTACTTGATTCTTGGGTATGGCGTGCTTAGCGCGTATTTAAGTTTACTTGCATCTCTTCCAAGCTGTTCAAGCTCGCTTTTCCTTTCTTCAAGAACTTTTGAGACTATATGAGAGACGAGTTCTTCGGCCACCTTCATCATATCATTCATGTCATACCAAGCGGCCTCCGGCTCCAGGTGCCAATACTCTGCTAGATGACGTCTAGTCCTGGATTTCTCGGCCCTGAAGCTAGGTGTCAGGCTATACACTTTCTCCAAAGTATAAATCAATACTTCAAGGTACAGCTGAGCACTCTGGCTGAGAAATGCTGTTCGTTCGAAATACTGAACTGGGAAAAGGGTTGCTCCGCCCTCACACGCCGATGCGGTGAGAATGGGGGGTGTTACTTCCCACCAACCATTCTTGTTAAAATATTCTCTTCCAGCCCTTAGTATTGTATGTTTGATTTTATAGAGTGAAGCGTACTTTGGACTACGGATCCATAAATGTCTCATATCCAAAAGGTATTCTAGACCTTCACCACCCTTTATTGGAAAATCCTTACTTTCTCCTACGATCTGAAACGAGTTTGCATGGAGTTCAAGACCCCCAGGCGCCTTGGGTTCTTCGCGAACGATTCCACACGTGATGACGCTTGCTTCAAGTCCTATGTTCTTCAAGTAATTAACGAGCTCTTCTCCGAACCTAGAGGCATCGACTACCACTTGAATGACGCCTGTCGAGTCTCTAACTCTTATGAAGGCTTTTCCTCCCACCACGCTTCTGCGGTATATCCATCCTCTTATACATATCTGGCTATCGGTCAGTCTCTGAGCGAAGATTGAATCTATGGGAGTGAACTCCAACATCACGCACCATTGTCCTGTCTAGAATATGATTAAGAAGTGGTTATTTAAGATGTCTATGCTTCAATTGCGAGAGAGGTTTGGTTCTGATATAGGTTTTAAACATGGGATGCGATTACCTCGGAGAGGATTAAGCAACTCCGCGGGTTAGGAGTCCGTGCAGTAATTTCGCGGAATAGTGATATGAAGCGATATGAACAGATATAGAACCTAGAACAGTTAGACCAGGGTCTATGGCAGTGAGCGTGCCATGATATATGCATCTTCTCCATCTAAATAGTATTGCTTTTCAACTCGAATCTTAACGTATCCTATCTTCTCATATAACCTTATGGCTGGCATGTTGCTTACTCTTACCTCTAAATAGGTCTCAGAGCACCCGTAGTTCTCATAAAGGCTTTTTAACGCGTAAGCCATTAGCCCAAGACCTAGGGCTCTTCCACGGTGTTCTTCAAGCACTGCGATGCTGACAATATGGCCACTCTTAACTAAGAGGGTTTTGAAAAATCCTGGCTTGTACTCCACACGGCTCATAATGTACCCAACTATCTCGCCTGAGGGGGATTCAGCAACGAAGAATGATTTGTCATATGACTTAAGCAGTTCTTCGAAAAAAGCCTTAGGGTAGTTTTCCGGTAAGGATTCGCGATTTATGCGTATGACAGAGTCTATATCATCCATCTTAGCTAGCCTGATTACATATCCGGGTGACCTAGTTGACAGGGCGTGCAAGGCTTCCTCATAGATCTTGGATATATGAGGCGAAGGTGGTTTTTCCTTTTTGAAAAGCATTATATCACCGCGCGCAACTACGATATTATAATTAGATCTTTTAATAAAATATTATCGTATGGGAGTTAACCATGCTTAAAGAGGAGATTGGTAAGAAAGAATATGGTGCATTAATTGGAAAGCACATAGCTTTAGGAGTTACAGGTTCAGTAGCTGCTTACAAGTCTGTTGACTTGGCGAGAAGGCTTATAAGGATGGGAGCTGAAATCAAACCCATCCTAACCAGGTTCGCCACGAGGCTTATAGGGCCTGATTTACTATGGTGGGCAACTGGATCTAAACCACTGTTTGAAATGACTGGCGAGACGGAGCACATAGATGTGGCGAAATGGTCTGATGCATTAGTGATTGCCCCGGCGACACTGAACACTATGAGTAAGATTGCACACGGAATACTTGACGAGTTGCTCTCTCTGACTGCAACCACCATGATGGGGGATGGTAAGAAAGTATTGTTCGTTCCGACAATGAATTTAAGATTGTTCAACTCTCCCCAATACGATAAGGCGAGAAAGTTGTTGGAAGAATATGGGGCGATCATTTTGCCACCGTTTATCGAGGAAGACAAGGCTAAGTTTCCCCCGATGGATGACCTTGCACACTGTATTGATGCCGTAGTGAACAGAGGCCTGGATTTGAAAGGAAAGCGAGTGCTCGTTACCGCTGGACCAACTAGGGAGTATATTGACCCTGTTCGCGTAATAACTAATTCAAGCAGCGGTCTCATGGGGATTCTAATAGCTCGCGAAGCGACTTGTAGAGGGGCGGAAGTGGATTTAATTCTCGGACCCACGCACTTATCACCTCCTTACATGGCTCACACCATTAGGGTTGAAACGACTATTGAAATGGCAAATGCCGTTGAGAAACTGACAACAGATAAAAGGTATGATGCAGGAATCTTTGCAGCTGCTCCTGCAGATTTTACTCCGAAGACTGCATTCGATATAAAAATCTCAACCAGAAGTACAAGCACTCTACTACTAGAACTTGCTCCTACGAGAAAGGTCTTGAAGTCAATTATACATAGGCCCGGCAAGATGATAGGTTACGCTGCCGAGACCGCTTCCAGCCAAGCTGAACTAGTGGACAAGGGAAGGGTTAAGCTGGATGATTACAAGCTCGACTTGGTAGTAGCCAATAACATATTATCCGAGAAGGCGGGGTTCTCAAAGCCCCTCTTAGATGTTTGCTACGTATGGGGTAATGGTTTTAGATGTGTAGGCGAAACTTTTAAGGAACTCGTGGCAAGGTTTGTCATAGACTATATCAGCGAGGGAAACTATTCTTGAAATAAAGTGTTTTTTACTATCTCAGGTATTGATCCGAAAACCTCGTGGACCCTGTCAGCATAGCTTTCTTCTATTATATGGAAGAAATCATCGAGTTTTCTCTCTGCATCATTGATTAGTAGATCTCTCAGGGGGCGGGGGTCGTAATAATCAACTCCATTTAATAGTGAAGTAGAAAAGTACCACAAAGTTTTCCTAACCTTCCTCCCTCTAATTGGGGAGGTGCTGAAGCCCTTACACGTAAATCCCGAGTGTATTACGAAAATCCTATCGATACTCAGATCTAGTGGCATATTGGGGTATCTAGTTGCTAAGTCTATATACTCGTATCCGTGCTTAGTCGAGCCATCGGGAACCATTTTTATATCGTAAAGCTCTTTTATCCTTGGGTCGTAAACCAACACTGTTGTTCCGCTGACAACTTTGAGGGGACGAGAAATTCTTATTAAAGTATTCTCTGTTGATAGTACTCTTGCTCCGAGATAGTACGCTAGGGCACT encodes:
- the asnS gene encoding asparagine--tRNA ligase, with translation MEFTPIDSIFAQRLTDSQICIRGWIYRRSVVGGKAFIRVRDSTGVIQVVVDASRFGEELVNYLKNIGLEASVITCGIVREEPKAPGGLELHANSFQIVGESKDFPIKGGEGLEYLLDMRHLWIRSPKYASLYKIKHTILRAGREYFNKNGWWEVTPPILTASACEGGATLFPVQYFERTAFLSQSAQLYLEVLIYTLEKVYSLTPSFRAEKSRTRRHLAEYWHLEPEAAWYDMNDMMKVAEELVSHIVSKVLEERKSELEQLGRDASKLKYALSTPYPRIKYDEAIEILQKKGINVKWGDDLGADEEKILTMDFEAPFFLTHFPRHIKSFYMKLDPSNPNVVLGFDLLAPEGYGEIIGGGQREDDYDTLVKRLIEQGYNPEDYKWYLDLRKYGSVPHSGFGLGIERILMWITGLDHIRETMPFPRFRGRIYP
- the coaBC gene encoding bifunctional phosphopantothenoylcysteine decarboxylase/phosphopantothenate--cysteine ligase CoaBC, with protein sequence MLKEEIGKKEYGALIGKHIALGVTGSVAAYKSVDLARRLIRMGAEIKPILTRFATRLIGPDLLWWATGSKPLFEMTGETEHIDVAKWSDALVIAPATLNTMSKIAHGILDELLSLTATTMMGDGKKVLFVPTMNLRLFNSPQYDKARKLLEEYGAIILPPFIEEDKAKFPPMDDLAHCIDAVVNRGLDLKGKRVLVTAGPTREYIDPVRVITNSSSGLMGILIAREATCRGAEVDLILGPTHLSPPYMAHTIRVETTIEMANAVEKLTTDKRYDAGIFAAAPADFTPKTAFDIKISTRSTSTLLLELAPTRKVLKSIIHRPGKMIGYAAETASSQAELVDKGRVKLDDYKLDLVVANNILSEKAGFSKPLLDVCYVWGNGFRCVGETFKELVARFVIDYISEGNYS
- the rimI gene encoding ribosomal protein S18-alanine N-acetyltransferase, whose protein sequence is MLFKKEKPPSPHISKIYEEALHALSTRSPGYVIRLAKMDDIDSVIRINRESLPENYPKAFFEELLKSYDKSFFVAESPSGEIVGYIMSRVEYKPGFFKTLLVKSGHIVSIAVLEEHRGRALGLGLMAYALKSLYENYGCSETYLEVRVSNMPAIRLYEKIGYVKIRVEKQYYLDGEDAYIMARSLP
- a CDS encoding class I SAM-dependent methyltransferase family protein codes for the protein MGRGKILKELAVELYGAEKASKIWKRVEFIGDIAVIRCPLDIQPLELRPLAEAILSRFPFVKTVWAGIPGIEGHYRLRKHVHLAGEHRSETIYREHGCQFKVDINKVYVSPTLNYEHKRIAKLVGKGEVVVNMFAGAGLFSIIIAKYSKPEKVYSIDINPYAFEYMVENIRINKVEEIVIPLLGDAGEIIEKSLRNTADRVIMPYPELALEYLKYSLTALRNGRGWVHIYLHVKTTRGMNPLTESSRIVNEKLDQLNVRKYIIQNSRVVRNVGPRTFQVVLDVNII
- a CDS encoding endonuclease III, translating into MKRILDEEYKIDENEFTIFRVNRTSLFEFLIGVILSQNTSDRNAMKAFENLREKLGRITPHGIIEAGAERVSEWIKPAGMHRIRSQVILELARIFSNEGFEKNLIELISKSDTDSSRKILLEFPGIGDKTADVTLLMFFGKPVFPVDTHIRRVTKRLGYVEGGRYVEISRFWATNTSPQNYLTLHLLLITHGRRVCRAVKPQCINCPLLEYCQLGRRVVSHGSR